The proteins below are encoded in one region of Betaproteobacteria bacterium:
- a CDS encoding YggT family protein: MQALIFLIDAVVSFFSALFLLRFMMQAMRVSFAGQIGDFVVKLTNWAVKPLRRIIPGAGGFDWASLIAALATQLLFNGIIVGAATRFGEVESAGLVPMILWLAVRGPLRLSVHIMIGALILQAVLSWINPYSPLAKPAQQLTSPILDPIRRILPTISGIDLSPLVAILLLQAVLMFL, translated from the coding sequence ATGCAAGCCCTCATTTTCCTGATCGATGCGGTTGTCAGCTTCTTCTCCGCGCTGTTCCTGCTGCGTTTCATGATGCAGGCGATGCGCGTTTCCTTTGCCGGACAGATCGGAGACTTTGTCGTCAAGCTCACCAACTGGGCCGTCAAGCCGCTGCGCCGCATCATTCCCGGCGCCGGCGGTTTCGATTGGGCCAGCCTGATCGCAGCACTGGCCACGCAATTGCTGTTCAACGGCATCATCGTCGGTGCAGCGACGCGTTTTGGCGAAGTTGAAAGCGCCGGACTTGTACCGATGATTCTCTGGCTCGCCGTCCGCGGCCCGCTCCGGCTCTCGGTGCACATCATGATCGGTGCGCTGATCCTGCAAGCCGTGCTGTCGTGGATCAACCCCTACTCGCCGCTCGCCAAACCGGCCCAGCAACTGACCAGCCCGATTCTCGACCCGATCCGCCGCATCCTTCCAACCATTTCCGGCATCGACTTGTCGCCACTGGTCGCCATCCTGCTGTTGCAAGCGGTGCTGATGTTTCTGTGA
- a CDS encoding YggU family protein — MNEWFRLATDGRITLTLHIQPGAKKTEFAGLHGDALKIRLAAPPVDGKANEALIKFVAEALGLPKSAVNLKSGQTSRRKVLEVSGTTSETVASFAQA, encoded by the coding sequence GTGAACGAATGGTTTCGGCTGGCCACTGACGGCCGCATCACGCTGACCCTGCACATCCAGCCCGGCGCCAAGAAAACCGAGTTTGCCGGGCTGCATGGCGATGCGCTGAAGATCCGATTGGCCGCCCCGCCCGTCGACGGCAAGGCCAACGAAGCCTTGATCAAATTCGTGGCCGAAGCGCTTGGTTTGCCGAAGTCTGCCGTCAATCTGAAAAGTGGCCAAACGTCGCGGCGCAAGGTGCTGGAAGTCAGCGGCACGACCAGTGAAACCGTCGCCAGCTTCGCCCAAGCCTGA
- a CDS encoding dihydroorotase, which produces MNIVIENGRVIDPKNGVDRNASLYIADGKIAALGDAPTGFVAEQTIDATGCVVCPGLVDLGARLNSIEAELAAAVAGGVTSVVVPPDADPPLDEPELADRLVHRGKEIRKARVLPLGALTLGLNGERLSELAGLKKAGCVAFSQAKVPVVDTEALLRALEYAATFDFQIFLHPQDYWLSRNGIAHEGEVSSRLGLAGIPVAAETIAIATIVQLVRDTGCRVHLTRLSSGAGVALVKQAMAEGLPVTFDIGVHHLLLTENDIGFFNPHARFCPPLRTQADRLALSDAAVGGFAAICSDHTPVGADDKLLPFGEAKPGATGLEVLLPLTLKWAEAAGVSLSDALARITSAPATVLGLPSGQLAIGAAADICIFDPEATWQLTPETLKSRGKNSPWMGYMMTGQVKTTLVGGRVVY; this is translated from the coding sequence ATGAATATCGTTATTGAAAATGGTCGCGTCATTGACCCGAAAAACGGCGTTGACCGCAACGCGTCGCTGTACATTGCCGACGGCAAGATTGCTGCGCTGGGCGATGCGCCGACCGGCTTTGTCGCTGAGCAAACCATTGATGCGACCGGTTGTGTGGTTTGCCCCGGATTGGTCGATCTCGGTGCTCGCCTGAATTCCATCGAGGCCGAACTCGCTGCGGCGGTGGCCGGAGGCGTCACCTCCGTCGTCGTGCCGCCGGATGCCGACCCACCGCTTGACGAGCCGGAACTGGCTGATCGCCTGGTCCATCGCGGCAAGGAAATCCGCAAGGCCCGCGTGCTGCCGCTGGGTGCCCTGACGCTGGGCCTGAATGGCGAACGCCTCTCCGAACTGGCCGGCTTGAAGAAGGCCGGTTGCGTTGCCTTTTCGCAGGCCAAGGTGCCGGTGGTTGATACCGAGGCCCTGCTGCGCGCGCTGGAGTACGCTGCGACCTTTGATTTCCAGATTTTCCTGCATCCGCAGGATTACTGGCTGTCGCGCAATGGCATTGCCCACGAAGGCGAAGTATCGAGCCGTCTGGGCCTGGCCGGGATTCCGGTAGCCGCCGAAACCATAGCTATCGCCACCATCGTTCAGCTCGTGCGCGACACCGGTTGCCGCGTGCACCTGACCCGGTTGTCGTCGGGTGCCGGTGTTGCGCTGGTCAAGCAGGCCATGGCAGAAGGCTTGCCGGTGACGTTCGATATCGGTGTTCATCACCTGCTGCTGACTGAAAACGACATCGGATTCTTCAACCCGCACGCCCGCTTCTGCCCGCCGCTGCGCACGCAAGCTGATCGTCTGGCCTTGTCGGATGCCGCGGTTGGAGGATTCGCCGCTATCTGTTCTGACCACACGCCGGTGGGGGCTGACGACAAGTTGCTGCCGTTTGGCGAAGCCAAACCGGGTGCGACCGGCCTTGAAGTGCTGTTGCCGTTGACCCTGAAATGGGCAGAGGCGGCGGGTGTCAGTCTGTCGGATGCACTGGCGCGCATTACTTCGGCGCCAGCCACCGTGCTTGGTTTGCCGAGCGGCCAGTTGGCGATTGGGGCAGCGGCTGACATCTGCATTTTCGACCCGGAAGCGACCTGGCAACTGACGCCGGAAACCCTGAAAAGCCGCGGCAAGAATTCACCCTGGATGGGTTACATGATGACCGGCCAGGTGAAGACGACGCTGGTGGGCGGGCGGGTGGTTTATTAG
- a CDS encoding aspartate carbamoyltransferase catalytic subunit, whose protein sequence is MYNPQLNKNGELAHLLSIEGLPQSILTQILDTAASFMEISAREVKKVPLLRGKSVFNLFFENSTRTRTTFEIAAKRLSADVINLDINKSSASKGETLLDTIDNLCAMHANLFVVRHASSGAPYLIAEHLQRVGRDDIHVVNAGDGRHAHPTQGLLDMYTIRHYKKDFSQLRVAIVGDILHSRVARSDIHALTTLGVPEVRAIGPETLLPKHLDKLGVHVYHDMNEGLKDCDVVIMLRLQNERMTGALLPSAGEYFRHYGLTPQKLALAKPDAIVMHPGPMNRGVEIHSAVADGSQAVILPQVTFGIAVRMAVMSIVAGN, encoded by the coding sequence ATGTATAACCCGCAGTTGAACAAAAACGGCGAACTGGCCCACCTGCTGTCTATCGAAGGATTGCCGCAAAGCATCCTGACCCAGATTCTCGATACCGCCGCGTCCTTCATGGAAATCTCGGCGCGTGAAGTGAAAAAGGTACCGCTGCTGCGTGGCAAGAGCGTCTTCAACCTGTTTTTCGAGAACTCGACGCGGACCCGCACTACCTTCGAGATCGCCGCCAAGCGTCTGTCCGCCGACGTCATCAATCTCGACATCAACAAGTCGTCGGCCAGCAAGGGCGAAACCCTGCTCGACACCATCGATAACCTGTGCGCCATGCATGCCAACCTGTTCGTCGTGCGCCATGCGTCCAGCGGTGCGCCGTACCTGATTGCCGAGCACCTGCAGCGGGTCGGTCGCGACGACATTCACGTCGTCAATGCCGGTGACGGGCGCCACGCGCACCCGACCCAGGGCCTGCTCGACATGTACACGATTCGCCATTACAAGAAGGACTTCTCGCAATTGCGTGTCGCCATTGTCGGCGACATCCTGCACTCGCGCGTTGCCCGCTCGGACATTCACGCGCTGACCACACTGGGGGTGCCGGAAGTCCGTGCCATCGGTCCGGAAACGCTGCTGCCCAAGCATCTCGACAAGCTCGGCGTGCATGTTTATCACGACATGAATGAAGGCCTGAAGGATTGCGACGTAGTGATCATGCTGCGTCTGCAAAACGAACGGATGACCGGTGCCCTGCTGCCATCGGCCGGCGAATATTTCCGCCACTACGGCCTGACGCCGCAAAAGCTGGCACTGGCCAAGCCGGACGCCATCGTGATGCACCCGGGGCCGATGAACCGTGGCGTCGAAATCCACTCGGCGGTCGCCGACGGCTCGCAGGCCGTGATCCTGCCGCAAGTCACCTTCGGCATTGCAGTGCGCATGGCCGTCATGAGCATTGTTGCGGGGAATTGA
- the pyrR gene encoding bifunctional pyr operon transcriptional regulator/uracil phosphoribosyltransferase PyrR — translation MSTLINPLPDAEAQCRQLADLIRPQLSKNPALIGIYSGGAWIAERLRELLGLSEEIGLIDVSFYRDDFAEKGLHPQCRPTVIPFDVEGRHLILVDDVLYTGRTTRAAINELFDYGRPAAVELAVLADRGGRELPVAPTYGVWDVSLKDAHSLVLDRDDNGQLAWRLENV, via the coding sequence ATGTCCACCCTGATCAATCCGCTGCCTGATGCCGAGGCGCAGTGTCGCCAACTGGCCGACCTGATTCGTCCGCAACTTTCCAAGAACCCGGCGCTGATCGGGATTTACAGCGGGGGCGCGTGGATCGCCGAACGTTTGCGCGAATTGCTGGGCCTGAGCGAAGAGATCGGCCTGATTGATGTGTCCTTCTACCGCGACGATTTCGCCGAAAAGGGCCTGCATCCGCAGTGCCGGCCGACGGTGATCCCGTTTGATGTTGAAGGCCGTCACCTGATCCTGGTCGACGACGTGCTTTATACCGGCCGCACTACCCGCGCAGCCATCAATGAGTTGTTCGACTATGGGCGCCCTGCGGCGGTCGAACTGGCCGTGCTGGCTGATCGCGGTGGACGCGAATTGCCGGTAGCGCCAACTTACGGCGTCTGGGATGTGAGCCTGAAGGATGCGCATAGCCTGGTTCTGGATCGGGACGACAACGGTCAACTCGCCTGGAGACTGGAAAATGTATAA
- the ruvX gene encoding Holliday junction resolvase RuvX, translated as MGTVLAFDFGEKRIGVATGETLLGTAHPLTTIHAESNDDRFAAIAKLVAEWQPEQLVVGLPTHADGTPHEMTRLATKFAERLKRRYNLPVGFADERMTSVDAESRLRETGRNSRSAKPLLDAVAAQLILQTWFESPHVHPDQSAA; from the coding sequence ATGGGCACTGTTCTGGCTTTTGATTTCGGTGAGAAGCGTATCGGTGTTGCCACCGGTGAAACCCTGCTTGGTACCGCCCACCCGCTGACCACCATCCACGCCGAGTCCAACGACGACCGTTTCGCCGCCATCGCCAAGCTGGTCGCCGAATGGCAGCCGGAGCAGCTGGTTGTTGGCCTGCCCACCCACGCCGACGGTACGCCGCACGAAATGACCCGGCTGGCCACCAAGTTCGCCGAGCGCCTAAAGCGCCGTTACAACCTGCCTGTCGGTTTTGCCGACGAACGCATGACATCTGTCGATGCTGAATCCCGCCTGCGCGAAACCGGCCGCAACAGCAGATCTGCCAAACCGCTGCTCGACGCGGTCGCCGCCCAACTTATTCTCCAAACCTGGTTCGAAAGTCCTCATGTCCACCCTGATCAATCCGCTGCCTGA
- a CDS encoding YqgE/AlgH family protein, with translation MDNVNLTDNFLIAMPTLEDPYFSNALVYICEHNENGALGIIVNRPIDMDLAGLFEKIDIKLSAENLAKLPVYFGGPVQLDRGFVLHRPVGKWQSTLAVNSEVGLTSSRDVLNSVGSEGLPAEIIVTLGYAGWDAGQLESELAQNSWLTVPAKAEILFDLPPEERLPAAMLKLGISFTQLSDVAGHA, from the coding sequence ATGGACAACGTCAACCTGACCGACAACTTCCTCATCGCCATGCCGACGCTGGAAGACCCGTATTTCTCGAACGCCCTCGTTTACATTTGCGAACACAATGAAAACGGGGCCTTGGGGATTATCGTCAATCGCCCGATCGACATGGATCTGGCCGGTCTGTTCGAAAAAATCGACATCAAACTGTCGGCCGAGAACCTGGCCAAGCTGCCCGTTTATTTCGGTGGCCCGGTGCAACTCGATCGTGGTTTCGTGCTGCACCGTCCGGTTGGCAAATGGCAATCGACGCTGGCGGTGAATAGCGAAGTCGGCCTGACCAGTTCGCGCGATGTGTTGAACTCGGTGGGCAGCGAAGGCTTGCCGGCAGAAATTATCGTCACGTTGGGCTACGCCGGCTGGGATGCCGGTCAGCTCGAAAGCGAACTGGCGCAGAATTCCTGGTTGACCGTGCCAGCCAAGGCAGAAATCCTTTTCGACCTGCCGCCCGAAGAGCGCCTGCCGGCTGCGATGCTGAAACTAGGCATCAGCTTTACCCAGCTTTCCGACGTGGCCGGCCACGCATGA
- a CDS encoding deoxyribodipyrimidine photo-lyase, producing the protein MKKEKALVWFRRDLRDHDHAALSAALADAQQVYCAFVFDREILEAQPTRRDRRVQFIRESLLELDGALRKKGGGLIVVHGHATTEIPLLAGRLGITAVFANRDYEPAAKTRDAEVKRALTADGIDFVQFKDQAIFDGDEVLTQAGKAFSVFTPYKNAWLKRLTAADCAVWPCSGQLAGSELAGVPTLADIGFEATDLAELGIQPGMAGARTLWEEFRQSRITRYGALRDFPAVKGVSYLSVHLRFGTISIRELVRAALAAEANVWLSELIWRDFYFMILDRFPHVVGHAFKHDYDAIQWTNWPEGYAAWCEGRTGYPLVDAAMRQLNFSGWMHNRLRMVVASFLTKDLGLDWQLGERYFAEQLNDFDLSANNGGWQWASSSGCDAQPYFRIFNPITQSEKFDPEGKFIRRYVPELASVPNKYIHAPWLMGRIEQEALGVVIGRDYPGPIVDHAKAREETLARYAVVKKLV; encoded by the coding sequence ATGAAAAAAGAAAAAGCCCTCGTCTGGTTCCGCCGCGACCTCCGTGATCACGACCACGCAGCCCTGAGCGCGGCCCTCGCAGACGCGCAGCAGGTTTATTGCGCCTTCGTTTTTGACCGTGAAATTCTTGAGGCGCAGCCCACGCGGCGCGATCGCCGGGTCCAATTCATTCGGGAATCGCTGCTCGAACTGGATGGGGCACTGCGTAAAAAAGGTGGCGGACTGATCGTTGTTCACGGCCATGCAACGACGGAAATTCCTCTACTGGCAGGCCGCCTGGGCATCACGGCCGTGTTCGCCAACCGCGATTATGAGCCGGCGGCCAAAACGCGCGATGCCGAGGTGAAGCGAGCCTTGACGGCCGATGGTATCGACTTCGTTCAATTCAAGGATCAGGCCATTTTCGATGGCGATGAGGTGCTGACACAGGCCGGTAAAGCATTTTCTGTGTTCACGCCGTACAAGAATGCCTGGCTAAAACGCTTGACCGCAGCAGACTGCGCAGTCTGGCCATGCTCTGGCCAACTGGCCGGTAGCGAGCTGGCCGGCGTACCGACCCTGGCCGACATCGGCTTCGAGGCCACCGATCTGGCTGAACTCGGGATTCAGCCCGGCATGGCCGGCGCCCGAACCTTATGGGAAGAATTCCGCCAAAGCCGCATCACGCGTTATGGCGCGCTGCGCGACTTCCCGGCGGTTAAGGGCGTGTCTTACCTGTCAGTCCATCTGCGCTTCGGTACCATTTCGATTCGCGAACTGGTACGAGCCGCCCTCGCCGCCGAGGCAAATGTCTGGCTCAGCGAGCTGATCTGGCGGGATTTCTACTTCATGATCCTCGACCGCTTTCCGCACGTCGTCGGCCATGCCTTCAAGCACGATTACGATGCCATCCAGTGGACTAACTGGCCTGAGGGCTATGCTGCCTGGTGCGAAGGCCGTACCGGCTATCCGCTGGTCGATGCAGCGATGCGTCAACTTAATTTCAGTGGCTGGATGCATAACCGGCTACGCATGGTCGTCGCCTCGTTCCTGACCAAGGATCTCGGCCTCGACTGGCAGCTGGGCGAACGCTATTTTGCCGAACAGTTGAACGACTTCGATCTCTCGGCCAACAACGGCGGCTGGCAATGGGCATCATCGAGCGGCTGCGACGCCCAGCCCTATTTCCGGATTTTCAACCCGATCACGCAGTCGGAAAAATTCGACCCGGAGGGCAAGTTCATTCGCCGCTATGTGCCGGAACTGGCGAGCGTACCGAACAAATACATCCACGCGCCATGGCTGATGGGGCGAATCGAGCAGGAGGCGCTAGGCGTCGTGATCGGCCGCGATTATCCGGGACCCATCGTCGATCACGCCAAGGCGCGCGAGGAAACGCTGGCGCGTTATGCGGTGGTAAAAAAGCTGGTTTGA